The Anomaloglossus baeobatrachus isolate aAnoBae1 chromosome 5, aAnoBae1.hap1, whole genome shotgun sequence genome includes the window attcccaggtgtccagtggttttatgtcccaggtgtccagtggttttatgtcccaggtgtccagtggttgtttgtcccattcccaggtgtccagtggttttatgtcccaggtgtccagtggttgtttgtcccattcccaggtgtccagtggttttatgtcccaggtgtccagtgggtttttgtcccattcccaggtgtccagtggttgtttgtcccattcccaggtgtccagtggttttatgtcccaggtgtccagtggtttttgttccattcccaggtgtccagtggttttatgtcccaggtgtccagtggttgtttgtcccattcccaggtgtccagtggttttatgtcccaggtgtccagtggttgtttgtcccattcccaggtgtccagtggttttatgtcccaggtgtccagtgggtttttgtcccattcccaggtgtccagtggttgtTTGTCCCATTCCGaggtgtccagtgggtttttgttccattcccaggtgtccagtggtttttGTCCCATTCCCAAGTGTCCAGTGGTTTTTGttccattcccaggtgtccagtgggtttttgttccattcccaggtgtccagtggtttttgtcccattcccaggtgtccagtgggtttttgtcccattcccaggtgtccagaggtgatttgtcccattcccaggtgtccagtggttttatgtcccaggtgtccagtggttttttgttccattcccaggtgtccaggGATTTGGAAGCACAAAGCACCGGCCCATAAGTGGTGCGGCCCATCCTTAAGCTTGGGAATATGAAGGAATAGGATTATTGACAGCACTAACGTCATACACTAAGAAACCCGCTTGGGGAGATAAAGTGCAGCAATACAACAAAACagtattttttatgttataaaataaaaagttttgaTATTTTCATCTTTAAAACCCCAGGGGGCGCCGCTCACCCCCCATTCTGGGAAGTTTAGCATCACAGCGAGACATATTGAAGGTGACTGCTGTGATCCTGTCGTATGGACACTGGGGCGGCTGTCAGCGCCGAATACAGCGTTCCTGGGGTCGGAGGGTACAAATGACCAAGCCATGATAATTCCTCTGGTGGGTTTTgggggtttttgggttttttttttttttttttagcagatttGCACCAAAAACTCTTCAAAAAACCTCTGGTCATTTTTTCTGTCAGTTTTctcttctttcttgctcttttcgtTGCTGTTTTTAGCTCTAAATTCTCCAGGATTTACCTAATTAGGCCCCAAAATCCAAAACTCTTTGTTcccaattcattattgcatttgtgttGTTTTTTGtgtagtagttttttttttttttttttgcttttaggccatttttgttgtcaattttgtgCCTTTTTAAAGCGAAACGTTACCGTTAAAATGTCGCCAGGGGCTCTAAAAATActatttctttttttactttttttagtgCACGTTTCGTAAAAAATTATGCAAAATTTGTGAAATAAAAATTTAGGTGTAAATAAATCCATCCAGGGAGAATATTTGCTCCAAAATTTAGCAACTTTTTAAAATTTCACAACTGATGAATCAATTCCAAACCAGAAAAAAACTAACAGGTGAAAACATATaaaatagagttaaaaaaaaataaaaaaggtaacaaaactaaaataagaaaagatgaaaaaaaaaataaaaaagtcaatgaaaaacaatattaaaaaaaagttaaatataaaaggcaaataaaaaagataaaaaaaacagcaaaaataaaaaggcaaataaaaacaatataaaaaaagaaaataaaaaagataaaaaaaaatgaaaattaaaaaggcaattaaaaacaagataaaaaaaactaaaataaaaatagattaaaataaaaggaaaataaaaaaagattaaaaagtaaaataatagattaaaataaaggaaaataaaaaaagattaaaaagtaaaataatagattaaaataaaggaaaataaaaaaaattaaaaagtaaaataaaaaagcaaataaaaacaagataaaaaaactaaaataaaaggcaaataaaaacaagaataaaaaaataaataaaaaagataaaaaaaacgaaaattaaaaaggcaattaaaaacaagataaaaaaactaaaataaaaatagattaaaataaaggaaaataaaaaaagattaaaaagtaAAATAATAGATTAAAATAAAGGAatataaaaaaagattaaaaagtaaaataaaaaagcaaataaaaacaagataaaaaaaacctaaaataaaAGGCAAATAAAaacaagaataaaaaaataaataaaaaagataaaaaaacgaAAATTAAAAAGGCAattaaaaacaagataaaaaaacctgaaataaaaatagaataactaaaataaaggaaaataaaaaaggattaaaaaagtaaaataaaataaataaaaacaagataaaaaaaacctaaaataaaaggcaaataaaagaataaaaaataaataaaaaagattaaaaaaataaaagaaaaaagattaaaagaaaaataaaaaaggcaaTTATAgacaagataaaaaatgtaaaaggaaaattaaaaaaaaataaaaaaaaaacctaaaataaaaaagcCAAGTAAAGACAGGATTAAAAAAACGAACGTAAAAAagcaaataaaaacaaaacaaacaaactgaaataaaaaataaaacaaaaaaataaaataagattaaaaaaaacaaaaataaaaaaggcaAATAAAAGATAAAAgcaacaaacaaaataaaaaaatcataaaaacaagATTAAAAAAACTAacataaaaaggaaaataaaaaaactaaaattaaaaaggcaaattaaaaaaaagctaaaaaaaaacctaataaaaaaaagataaaaaaataaaatatataaggcAATTAAAAacaagattaaaaaaataaatcctcCCCTttgtgctaaagctgagcaatctgGAAAAGAAAGAGTTAAACCCACCCCCCCCTTTTATCAATGCCACCAGAAACCTGTTCTGCTGagtttggaggattttttttacattttttttctaactTTATTAGTCCCAGAGCAAACAGCCGTGGCCACTCGGCTTTCTTAAAGGCATCCCTGAGCTTCAGAGCGTTTCTCCAAGGAGCAGATACAATAAGTCCTGGAGCTCTGAGAcctctcctttaaaaaaaaaaaaaaaacaactctccaGTCCAGCCAGGCTGGCCAGGGAAGGTTTGGAGGTCCCTGCCCCATTAGCCTGCAGGATGCATATTGTGGTGTAGAGCATTTTTGCTTTCCTCAGTCCACAATGGCGACCACTGATCTGAGGGACGAGGTGAGCTGCTCCATCTGCCTGAGTGTCTACACGGACCCCGTcaccctgagatgtggacacaacttctgctgGGACTGCATCAGTTGTCTGCTGGACTCACAGAGGGACTCCAGAACTTATACCTGCCCCGACTGTAGGAAGGAGTTCAGCCAGCGGCCATCGTTGTACAGGAACGTGACTCTGAGGAGCATAGCCAGACATTTCCAGATCCCCGAGGGTCAGCACGGTAAGGCCACGGTCATGTGTACTTACTGCCTGCACTGCCCCGTCGTTGCCGTGACCTCCTGCGTTTTGTGTGAAGCTTCTCTATGTGGAAAACACCTTGACGTCCACAACAAAGCTTCGGAACATGTCTTGATTGACCCAACCGTTTCCCTGAAGAACCGAAAATGCTCAGTCCACAAAAAGATCCTGGAGTATTACTGTTCCGAAGATGAGATGTGCATCTGCGTCTACTGTCGGGTCGATGGAGACCACACCGGCCACCAAGTTCAATCTCCAGATGACGCCTCTGAGGAGAAGAAGACAAAGATGACCAAAGTTCTGGAGACGTTGACCTCGAAGAAGACAGAAACTGAGATAAAAATTCAGAATCTCCAAGAGCGGCTAATAAAACAGCAGGAAAAAGCATCCGAGATCAAAGGTAAAGTCTCCACGCTGTTCGTAGACATCAGAAAACAACTGGAGAACTTGGAGAAACGTATCATCAATGACATCTACAGGCAGGAGAAACGGGTGTCAAACGTAGTTTCTGCTCTGATCCAAGAGCTGGAGACTAAAAAGAACCACCTGTCCAAGAAAATGGGTCAGATCGAGGATTTGTGCCAGGTGACTGATCCGTTACTTATCTTACAAGACCCCAGTTGTGAAGACTACATCCAATATGGTCAAGAGGATGATGAGGTCCTGAATGATCAGAAGATTGAAGATACAGGGGACCTTGATGAGGCCCAGATTAAGAAGACCATACATGACCAAGTATCTGATCTGACCACCCACGTCAACGCCTGCCTGTTTTTGTTGGATCCTTTGGACCTCTCGTTGGATGTAAACACAGCCGCTAATAACCTAAGTATATCGGAGGACTTGAAGACGGCATGGGTTACATCCACGGACCAAGAGCCACCAGTTTGCCCAGAGAGGCTTCTAAGTATCCAGACTTTTTCATCTGGGCAACATTACTGGGAGGTGGACACCAGTCAATCGGGAGACTGGAAGTTGGGTGTGAGCTACCCCTTTGTAGATGGTGTTTGTGAGGACTCCTGGTGCTTGTGGAGGAATAATGACCAGTGTTCAGCAGTGCATGAGAAAAGCGTTGGCCCCGTAGCGTTGTGCAGTAAACTGTATTGTACGTCGTTTGGGGTGTTTCTGGATTACGAGGCCGGACGGCTGTCCTTTTACCAGCTGGGTGACCCCATTAGACACTTGCACACTTTCTCTGCCACCTTCACCGAACCTCTTCATGCTTCATTCTGGTTAAATAGTAAAGACTCAAAAGCCTGGGTCGAAATCAAAACCTAAAGATCCACTTGTCTGAAAAGTACGTTTGGCATAACGAAGCTCCACCACCCTAGAACCTAAACTGGCCCCATCAAAGAGAAGGTGATAACCAGGACTGGCCTTACGCTGGACGGTGTCTGTGTGCTACCTCATGTTGTATCCACGTGGTGTACGGTCATACAGTATTATTAATTATGCCATACGGTCACGGAAAAATAGTGTAATAGAGTAAGAGAACTGTTTAATGTCTATATAATGATGATATACAATTAATATCTAAGTAGTTGTCCCTTAAAGGGGacttgtcacttgccataaatatgtattttttttattctggtttagttgccgctgttctcctgaattcaGCGCTGTTTATTTTTcagtcctgcgcctctccgttcctgagatatggccccttctttccGGTATGTAAATCCAGACTTGTTAGCCAAGGGGCGTGGCTATGAACTATGCACTGTGGGGGGGGTTTAGTGTCATAACCACGCCCCCCTTGACTACAAGATCTACATGTGGGATATAGtctgccatatctcaggaacggagaggagcaggaacaaaagaaaaatggCGCCGGATTCATGAGAACAGCGGCATTTGGGAGTTATTAGTATTGTGTATgtaaaaaactgctgtgtgtgaatACTGTGCAGATAAATAAATGTAGATTATAGGCATCGCCTGGTTTATTTGACCCCCCCAGACACTGCCCACTGCCTAGACCGGCAGCAGATACAGTGGTACAACAAAAGAAGCTGCGCACCTCCAAATGTTTTTTGTGGGGGCTGCAGAATCTGTTCTGGCATAGTATTAGTTTAGGGGGTCTGGGGTATAAATTACTTTAGGGATGTGGATTCTGCAGTTTGAATTAATTTAGTTGTCAGTAGGAGGGtggacattgaggagctgtcaatcacgcGGAATggtcagagattcagcagcagggaggcggCACACTGAGGAGCTTGACAGGCTGGGGACAGAGGTTACACAGTGAGGAGGGCGGACAGCGAGGAGGGCGGACAGCGAGGAGGGCGGACAGCGAGGAGGGCGGACAGCGAGGAGGGCGGACAGCGAGGAGGGCGGACAGCGAGGAGGGCGGACAGCGAGGAGGGCGGACAGCGAGGAGGGCGGAGAGTGAGGAGGGCGGACAGTGAGGAGCTTGTCAGGCTGGGGCAGAGGTTACACAGTGAGGAGGGCGGAGAGTGAGGAGGGCGGAGAGTGAGGAGGGCGGACAGCGAGGAGGGCGGACAGCGAGGAGGGCGGAGAGTGAGGAGGGCGGACAGTGAGGAGCTTGTCAGGCTGGGGCAGAGGTTACACAGTGAGGAGGGCGGAGAGTGAGGAGGGCGGAGAGTGAGGAGGGCGGAGAGTGAGGAGGGCGGAGAGTGAGGAGGGCGGAGAGTGAGGAGGGCGGAGAGTGAGGAGGGCGGAGAGTGAGGAGGGCGGAGAGTGAGGAGGGCGGAGAGTGAGGAGGGCGGACAGCGAGGAGGGCGGACAGCGAGGAGGGCGGACAGTGAGGAGGGCGGACAGTGAGGAGGGCGGACGACACGGAGAAGCTTCAGATTTACCTGGACATATAATCCCTATGGGAAGATTAAGTCAAACTGCACCCACCGAGCATGATTGACAGCTCCTCCGTGTCCAAAAACAAATACAAGACCCCAGACGAGACCCCCTGTATATAGATCCCAGACGAGACCCCCTGGATACAGACCCCAGacgagaccccctgtatacagaccccagacgagaccccctgtatacagaccccagaccagaccccctgtatagagaccccagaccagaccccctctaTAGAGACCCCAGAGCAGACCCCCTGTATAGAGACCCCAGAGCAGACCCCCTGTATAGAGACCCCAGAGCAGACCCCCTGTATAGAGACCCCAGAGCAGACCCCCTGTATAGAGACCCCAGAGCAGACCCCCTGTATAGAGACCCCAGAGCAGACCCCCTGTATAGAGACCCCAGAGCAGACCCCCTGTATAGAGACCCCAGAGCAGACCCCCTGTATAGAGACCCCAGAGCAGACTCCCTGTATAGAGACCCCAGAGCAGACCCCCTGTATAGAGACCCCAGAGCAGACCCCCTGTATGCAGACTCCAGAcctgaccccctgtatacagactccagaccagaccccctgtatacagactccagaccagaccccagaccagactccctgtatacagaccccagaccagactccctgtatacagaccccagaccagactccctgtatgcagaccccagaccagaccccctgtatacagaccccagaccagaccccctgtatgcagaccccagaccagactccctgtatacagaccccagaccagaccccctgtatacagaccccagaccagactccctgtatacagaccccagaccagactccctgtatgcagaccccagaccagactccctgtatacagactccagaccagacccctgtatacagaccccagaccagaccccctgtatacagaccccagaccagactccctgtatacagaccccagaccagactccctgtatgcagaccccagaccagactccctgtatacagactccagaccagacccctgtatacagaccccagaccagaccccctgtatacagaccccagaccagaccccctgtatgcagaccccagaccagactccctgtatgcagaccccagaccagaccccctgtatgcagactccagaccagaccccctgtatgcagactccagaccagaccccctgtatacagaccccag containing:
- the LOC142310475 gene encoding tripartite motif-containing protein 75-like; translation: MATTDLRDEVSCSICLSVYTDPVTLRCGHNFCWDCISCLLDSQRDSRTYTCPDCRKEFSQRPSLYRNVTLRSIARHFQIPEGQHGKATVMCTYCLHCPVVAVTSCVLCEASLCGKHLDVHNKASEHVLIDPTVSLKNRKCSVHKKILEYYCSEDEMCICVYCRVDGDHTGHQVQSPDDASEEKKTKMTKVLETLTSKKTETEIKIQNLQERLIKQQEKASEIKGKVSTLFVDIRKQLENLEKRIINDIYRQEKRVSNVVSALIQELETKKNHLSKKMGQIEDLCQVTDPLLILQDPSCEDYIQYGQEDDEVLNDQKIEDTGDLDEAQIKKTIHDQVSDLTTHVNACLFLLDPLDLSLDVNTAANNLSISEDLKTAWVTSTDQEPPVCPERLLSIQTFSSGQHYWEVDTSQSGDWKLGVSYPFVDGVCEDSWCLWRNNDQCSAVHEKSVGPVALCSKLYCTSFGVFLDYEAGRLSFYQLGDPIRHLHTFSATFTEPLHASFWLNSKDSKAWVEIKT